DNA from Laspinema palackyanum D2c:
TTAGTGACGGATACGGGAAATTTGCGATCGCCGCACTACCATCAACCCAGTGATATACCTCAAAGCATTGATCAGCCCTTTTTTATCGGTTCCGCACAACGGATTGCTGATGTGATTGTAACCTTATTAGAGAGTCAGGGAAGCCTAGAAACGAACTCGATTCGGACTGAGGCCAATTTGGGGATGTAAGCCGTTTGAATGCCAGGGAAGTAGATTTACGGATTGGGAGTGCGAGGATCTTGCTCGATTTCTTCATGTCAAACTCATAAACGATTGCTATAGAATTAAGGAGAAAACCTAACTTGGGAATCCGTTATGTTAGAAGCGCCCACTCAGATCACCCATCAGGATTTAGCCACCGAAGCGATCGCCTTGATTCGGCAAGCGGGGTGTGAGTATGGGGAGATCCGTCTGTGTCGTTATCGCGATCGCAGTCTAACCGCACGGGATCGCTCCTTAAGTAACTTGAGCGATCGCGTGAGTGCAGGATTTGGGGTGCGGGTGTTACATCAAGGGTCTTGGGGATTTGCGGCGAGTCCCCGCAGAACAGCAGCAGAAGTTAGACGAATTGTGGCCCTCGCGGTAGAGATTGCCAAAGGCAGTCACCTCACGCAACAGACGCCGGTGAAGTTAGTCCCAGTAGAGGGATATCGAGATAGTTATAGGACCCCGATTGAAATTGACCCGTTTACCATTCCTATTGAGGAACAAGCGGATTTGTTGTTAGAGATTAATGAGCGGTTGTTAGGGTATGGCGATCGCGGGATTAAAAAAGCTTCATCTTTCCTGCGCTTTACCCAGGAACAGAAAATTTTTGCCTCTACGGAAGGGTCGTTGATTGAACAAACGATTTACCGCAGTTATCCAGGATATAATTGTACCGCGATTGCCAATGGAGATGCCCAAAGTCGCAGTTATGAACGGCCTCCGTTGAATTGCGGCTATGAACATATTGATAGGGCAGATTTGCTGGGAGAAGTGGACCGCGTGGCAACGGAGGCGATCGCCAAAGTTCATGCTCCCAAGGGCCCTTCGGGAATTAAAACTACTTTAATCCTGAAACCCACCAATCTGTTTCTCACGATTCATGAATCCGTCGGACATCCCACGGAACTCGATCGCGTCTATGGTTATGAAGCGAACTTTGCCGGGACCAGCTTTGCCACCACCGACGGCTTAGGAAGTCTACAATATGCTGCCCCTTGGGTCAATTTTAAGGCCGATCGCACCCAACCGGGGGGACGGGGAACAATGGGATATGACGATGAAGGAGTTATATCACAAGAATGGTACGTTGTCAAGGATGGAATTTTAGTAGATTATCTCACCGATCGCGAGACGGCAGCGCGACTGGGACGAGGGAGCAGTAATGGATGTGCTTATGCGGATAGTTGGTATAACGTGCCGATGGTACGGATTCCCAATCTCGGCTTAGAACCGGGACCGGATGGGGGGAGTCATACAGCGACTCTCGCCGAAGCGATCGCCGATACCGAAGACGGGATTTTAATTGATGGGATTGGTAGCTATTCCATCGACCAACAACGGCGGAATTTTCAATTTGGCGGGGATGCCTTTTGGCAAGTCAAAAAAGGAAAAGTTGTGGGAATGTTAAAAGATGTCACCTATCAGGCGATGACCACGGATTTTTGGAAAAGTGTGGATGCGATCGGGCCCAAATCGGAGCAGATTCAGTGTGGTACCAATCTGTGTGGAAAAGGAGAACCGATGCAGGTCGCCCAAATGACTCATGCCTGTGTCCCCGTCCGAGTTCGAGACATTTTCATTGGCGGCCCTTCTTAAAGAAGGGTGGAGTCAACTCCCCGAATCCATGAAACCCGGTTGCTGAATTCATCAAAAATGGAGCAAGCGGTAGGGACTGTTCCCCAGTCCCCATTCTGTGAGTCACCGGGAAGAAAAAGGTCGGTCCTCTGTGGCCAGAAAATACCAGAGGCCCGACTCAATTTATCAAAAATTCAAAAAAACAGGGAGACAAGGGCAGAGATTGCGGATAGAATCAGAGTAATAAAACTCGCTTGAGCCCAAAATATAGGAGTAACCTGACCCCGAGCAGCAAGCACAAAAAACAACTGAAATAAGACCCAGAGAAACCCTCGCTTTTGAACCTTACCGTCCGGCCATACCCGACGACTATAAAAAAAAGCGGTTTTCTTCAGATTTCCCTTAAAAATGTTATTCAATAAAAACACCGATTGATGCCACAACTAAAACTCAGCGATTCCATACTCAATCGCCAAGAACTAGCGTCGTTGGATGTGTTGGTTTCCCCCATCTGGATTTGGGACTTGGACCAAAATCAGGTGTGGTGGGCAAACGCTGCGGCCCTAAGTCTGTGGGGGGTAAAAAGCATAGCAAAACGGCCCGAAGGAACTTGGAGTAACCCATTTGACGAGAATTCAAGCGGGATTGAACTCGACCTAGAACAATTAGAGCAGGGTACAACAGTGGTGAAACAATGGACCTTTCAAGCGGATGGTGAACCCGTATCCATTCGATGTGCTTGTTCGGGAATTCGGATTGAATCGGGAAGAATGGGGGTGTTAGTTGAGGGAATGACGGAGGTCATGAAGCGCCATGACTGGGAACTTTGGCGCTCAAATGAAGTGCTCAAGCAGGCAACGGTGATGATTTCTCTGTACAAAACCGATGGCACGATGGTGATGCAAAACCCGGTGGCAAAACGGTGTTATGGGGAGGGAAATAGGGAAAAAAACGCCTGGAAAGAGCGATTTGTCCAGAGTAGGGATGGGGAACGAGCGTTAGCTTGTCTTGAACAGGGGAATGTCTTTTATCATGAAACCCAGATGCAAACGTTGCAGGGGGTGCGCTGGCACGCCGTGGAGATTCGCAATGCTAAGGATCCGGTGACGGGCGATCGCGCGATTCTGGTGAATGAGAAAGATATTACAGAACTCAAGGAAGCGGCAGTCCAACTCGAACAGCGCGATCGCCTCTTAGAAGGGGTGGCATTAGCAACTTACGCGCTATTAACCGCCCCCAATCTATCTGAAGCGATTTCTAAGGCATTAGCTGAATTAGGAAATGCCGCCGGAGTCGATCGCGCCTACCTGGTGGAAAATTACCAAAGTCTGACCGAAGAACATCTGATGCGGATCTGCTGGGAATGGGTTGGGGAGGGGATTACTTCCTCGAAGGAGAAACCGGAATTCCAAACCCTTTCTTATGAGGAAAATTTACCGGGTTGGTATGAGACTCTCTGTGCTGGAAAAGCGATCGGTCTCAGGGTTAAAGACTTAAGTGACAATGAACGAAGGCTGTTAGAAGCCCAAGGGATTCAATCTATTTTAGTCATGCCGATCGCCATTGAAGGGCGGTTTTGGGGGTTTATCGGCTTTAACGATTGCCATTATCAACGGCAATGGTCCGAAACAGAAGAATCAATTTTGAAAGCGGCAGCGGGAAGCATTGGAGGGGCAATCGCCCGCCACCAAGCGGAGTCTAAATTGGCGACCTTGAATGCTCAGTTAGAGGCGATCGTAGAGGAACGCACCGCCAAATTAAAAGCCGCCAATGATCGACTCAGAGCGGAAATTTCTGAAAAAGCTAAAATCGAAGAAAAATTGCGCCATAATGCGTTTCATGACGCCCTAACGGAACTGCCCAACCGGACGTTATTTATGCAAGAACTGCGTCAGGAGTGGGAACGGGGGAAACAAAATCCTAACTATTTATTTGCGGTGCTATTTTTGGATCTGGATCGGTTCAAAGTGATTAATGATAGTTTGGGACATGGGGTGGGCGATCGCCTGTTGATTGAGATTGCCGAACGCCTTCGCAAGACTCTGGCAGTGCGTCCCCATAGTTTTCGACGCAATGAACACGCGATCGCCCGCTTGGGAGGGGATGAATTTGCTATCCTCCTCAAAGATATCCGCGCCTTACGCACCGCAAGGCGGGTGGCGGAACGAATTCACGCTTGCTTAACCCGTCCTTTTGCGATCGAAGGACAAGAAGTGTTTACCAGTGTGAGTATTGGGATTGCCCTCAGTTCCCGGGGTTACGAACGCCCCGAGGACCTATTACGGGATGCCGATATCGTCATGTACCGCGCCAAAGCGCTGGGACGCTCTCGCCATGAGGTGTTTGATACCGCCATGCACGATCGGGTGGTGCGCTTGCTCAAGCTAGAAAATGACCTGCGGCGGGCCTTTTCCGAAGGAGAAAAGCGATCGGCCAATCCCCGGTTTTACCTGTCTCCCACCCCAGATTCACAGAACAATGATAGCGCAGAAGAATTGGGGATTCAGACCCCATCCCTGCCCTTTAATTCCGTCAAAAAACCCTTCGCCTTTACCTTGCATTATCAGCCGATTGTTTGCCTAAGAACCGGACGCATTGAAGGATTTGAGGCGCTCTTGCGATGGGAACATCCTGAGTTGGGGTTAGTGCCACCGGGGGAATTTATCTCCATCGCCGAGGAAACCGGCTTAATTGCCCCCCTCGGTCAATGGGTACTCCGTGAGGCGTGCCAACAGTTGCGTCTCTGGCAAGACCAATTTCCCCAATTATTACCCTTAACCGTGGCAGTTAACCTATCGGGACGACAATTTTCCCGGGTTGATTTAATCTCACAAGTGGATCGGATTTTGGCCGAAACCGGGATCGATGGCAGTATGTTAAAGCTGGAAATTACGGAAAGCGCGATCGTGGATAATCCCGAATTAGCCACGGAAATGCTGTTGCAGCTTAAACAGCGGAAAATTAACCTCTGCATGGATGACTTTGGCACCGGGTATTCTTCTTTGAGCTACTTACATCAGTTCCCCCTAGATACTTTGAAAATTGACCGTTCGTTCGTGAATCGGATTGGAGTGGAGGGAGAAAATTCCGAAATCGTGATGACAATTGTGAGCTTGGCTCACGATTTGGGCATGGAAGTAATTGCCGAAGGGGTAGAAACATCGGCCCAGTTAGAGAAACTCCAACAACTGGGATGTGCGATGGCTCAAGGGTATCTGTTTTCACCCCCGGTTGATAGTGAACAGGCGACTCAATTGCTCATTCAGGAAGGAAAATTAGTCACCAAGTTGGTAACATTGGACAGACCCACCGGATGAGTCTGGGTTAAGGGTCTAAAGGAGTGGTTCAAGGGCGCGATCGCTGGTCTTGATCAGCCAAATACACCGCCACTAAAAACTCCTGTGCCGAAACCTTTTGATTCAAAGAACCCTCCATAATCGCCTGTTTAACCTGACTGGCTAATTGACGACCAATTTTCCCTCGCGCCTCGGGGTGCGATCGCCTAGGAAATCAAACCGATGATTGCTGCGGGAGACAAGAAACCGAGTTTCTCACCGCTACCTCATGGGAAATTTAAGAGGGATAAAGGAGGGCGATCGGGCTGTTTCACCCCTGTCAGATTGTGGTATTGTAAAGTTATCCCAATTGGTGATTAGCGATGGAAGGATCCGTAAGTCTTCACATTCCCCAAGAACTCCTAGAAAGCGCCCAACGCCTGAGCAGTCCTGATGAAACCTTAAATGATGTCGTTATCCTGGCATTGGAGCAGGAAGTGCGACGTCGAAAAGGATTAGCTGCCCATCAAAAAATTCTAGCCTTCCACAAAGAATTACCGCCTCAACCGGATGATACCGAATTGATTCATCAGATTAGAGAAAGCGAAGGACGAGAGGATTTATAATCATCTTTCGCTATCCGGATTTGAGGAGTTTTTTTAATCTCCAATTTTATCTAAAATTTAATCTTACTGACCAATTTATAAGCGTTAATTGTTGACTTTAGGCAGGTAAGCCATATATCTTGACTGCCCTTTAAACAGAAGCAAAAACGTAAATCTACCCCATGATTATCTGCCAAGATGATAAAATAAACTATCAGCTCTCAAGTTTTAAAATTTTATGACCCCAGCAACTGCCCCCATTTTAATGAGTGAGGACCAAGCCTTATCCTTGGTAGAATCGACCCTGAAGCAATCCCAAGCGGATGGCGTGTTTGTGAGTCTGAGTGATGGGGAATCTTCTCTGAGTCGGTTTTCTGAAAATCAAATTACCCAAAATATTAGTCGCAGTCGGTTTAATGTGACGATTACCAGTTATTTTGGCAAGCGGAGTGCTTCGGCATCGACGTCGGAACAGGATCCGGAGGCGATCGCAGAGACGGTGAGGCGATCGGAAGAATTGGCGCGAATTGCACCCGAGGACCCGGAATGGGTTCCCCTCCTGGAACCGCAATCCTACGATCGCCGGATTCCCGCTTTTGATGAGGCGACTGCGACGGTTTCTCCCCTGCGGCGAGGAGAACTGGTGAAACAGGTTTGTGAGAAGGCGGCAGAATCCGGGGTGGAAAGTTCCGGGACCCTGAGTGTGGCGGCGACAAGTCGGGCGATCGGCAATTCTCTGGGAGTATTAGCCAGCGATCGCAAAACGGAGGCAGAATTCAGCGTGACGGCTAAAATTGGTAAAGGTTCGAGTTGGACTTCTCGGACTGCCTTTGCGATCGATCGCCTCCCGATCGCCGAAATGACCGAACAGGCGATCGCCCGTTCCGTTGCCTCCCAGTCTCCCCGCAAAATCAAACCCGGTGTATATCCCGTCATCGTTGATGCAGCAGCGTTTGCCGACTTACTCCCTTGGGTCATTTGGAATTTAGATGCAAGGGCAGCAGATGAAGGGCGATCGTTCATGTCTCACACCGATGCCTCGGGCAAATCTGCCGGTAATCGCGTCGGAGAACCCCTGTTTAGTCCCTTGGTCCAAGTCCAGCGTAATCCCGCCCATCCCTTATTGCAATCCGGCACATTTTTCGAGGATGGATTGAGTAATACAGCCTTGGAGATCATCACCGATGGCATTCCCCAAACCCTCTCCTACAGTCGGTATTGGGCGCAACAGCAGGGCAAACAACCCACCGGAATGATGTATCCCATCGCCATGACAGGTTCCGACGCCAGTCTCGCCGATTTAATTGCCCAAACTCAACAAGGTATCCTAGTAAGTCGCGCTTGGTATGTGCGGTATATCAACCCGCGCACCTTAGAAGTCACCGGCATGACTCGCGATGGTACATTCTGGATTGAAAATGGGGAAATTGCCTACCCCATCGAAAACCTGCGCTTTAATCAAAGTTTACCGGAACTGTTGCGAGATGTAGATGCCCTCACAACGGTGCAACGCTTTGGGGGTAGCGTCGTTCCCGGTGTGCGCGTCAAAGCCTTTAATTTCACGAGTAACACCGATAGTATATAACCTCATCCAGAAAGCCTCAAGCGTTAACAGGCAAGGGACCGGAGAGAAACTTTTCCAGCAACTCTTCAGTCCCTCCAAACTTGACCATTTTTGGTTTATAATCGGATTCAGTTGGTTTCTTTAAATTGTTATAAAGTAGGTCTCAATGAAATTTCCAATATCGATTATTTCTAGCTTATATCGCACAGTCCTCCGCCATCCTAAATATCGTTGGCCTCTCATTTTAGGAAGTTTACTCTATCTGATTAGTCCTTTGGATATCTCCCCCGATTTCATCCCAATTTTAGGGCAAATTGATGATGTGGCGTTACTGTTTTTGTTCGTGGGGGGCATTTCAGAACTACTCACCGAATGGATGCAAAGCTTAAATCCCAGTAACGTTCAGGCGGAAGTTCATTCGGAATCCTCCCATCCTGAAACTCAAACCGTTGATGTAGATGCGGTTTCGGTGGATTAGGCGATCGCATCATCTGGCGAGTTGCTGATGTTTTAATTGTCCTTTATTTAACTTGGTCATCTATCATGCTTGTGGAATCCCCAACCCAAACCCAGTTTTATACCTGGAAAACCTATCGATGCGCTTATCAAGTTTATCCGGGAGATGACTCCCAAATTCCCTTAGTGTTAATTCATCCGATTGGAGTGGGTTTATCCGGTAACTTTTGGTATCGGTTTTGCCAAGAGTGGTATCAAGCGGGCAACACCAATCCCATTTATAATCCGGATCTACTGGGATGTGGGGATAGCGATATGCCTCGGGTGACTTATACCCCCGAAGATTGGGCAGAACAAGTCCTCTATTTTATTAAAACAGTTGTTAAAAAGCCTGTAATTATCGTCACTCAAGGGGCTTTATTTCCCGTAGCGGTTAAATTAGTGCAACTGGACAAAGAATTACCCCCAGGGGAAACTTCGTGGATTCAAAAGCTGGCTTTATCTGGCCCTCCTGGGTGGAAAATTATGACCCGAGAAGCATCACCCACACAGAACAAACTTCTGTGGAATTTGCTATTTGATACACCATTGGGAACGGCATTTTATCGGTATGCCCGTAGTCGAAAGTTTTTAAAATCATTTTCGATTAAAAACTTGTTTGAAAATCCCGATTCTGTAGATAAAAATTGGCTGGATATGTTGGAAAAAGGGGCAGCCAATTTGGAAACTAGACACGCGGTGTTTGCCTTTCTTGCTGGGTTTTGGCGGGAAGATTATGAAGAGGCGATCGCCAGTATTCAGCAACCCACTTTAGTGGTGATTGGGCAAAATACTTCTAATATTAGCCGGGAAGGATTAAAGGAGACCCCCGATGAGCGATTGGCGGCTTATTTGAATGCCTTACCGAATGGAAAAGGGGTGAAAATTAATGGGCGGAATGTTTTACCCTATGAAGCAACCGCCGAATTTGTCCAGGCGATCGCGCCCTTTATTCGAGAAGGATAACTAACATGGTGCGTCAGAGACTTAAGTTATTATATGATTTCATCAAATATCGGTCTGATGCACCTTAGCCATTCTCTTGACAAAAAGAGGAATTTATGTCATTAGAATATGAATTAAGAATTGTCACCGATTGGCAACCATTGGACATTTTAAACCTGTTGTCACGAGAACTGGAACTAGAGTGGGAAGAGACGAGGTTGTTTGGTCCGGGGATTGTATTAGGGGCTACTCCCGAAACGGAGCATCGTCAATCGATGATGATGGAAACCTTTGGATTTCAACCCACTGTGGATGTATGGTTCTGGCTGGATTCTCAGGAAAATTACCAATGGGGAAAGCAGATGTTGCTAGATGCATCTATGTTAGTTTTGAATCATCTATCCGGAGATGCAGTTTTGTTGTTTAATTCCGAATCTACGGTATTACAAAGAATATCAGGATCCTTAATTTTCAATCAAAAAATTCCTTTGACCTCTAAAGATGAAATTGAGAAATTCAATCAACCCTTTTATATCCAAACTTTGCGTTCGCTGTTACTGTCCGAAATTAAAGAGTGACGTTGAATCCGGCTCCCCTTCTCCCATTTTGGGAGAAGGGGTTGGGGGATGAGGGCTGCTAAATGGTCAGATGTAGCCGAAGCCGATCGCCTCAGAGTAACCCGTCCAAAACAAAACCCTCCTTGTTCAAAAGGAGGGCATTCTCATTCAGGATATCCTTTCCCAAAACTTAATAAGCGTCTTGTAACTCGTAAAATTCTGGGGAAATATAATCCTTCCGTAACGGCCAACCGACCCAATCTTCCGGCATCAAAATCCGCTTCAAATTTGGATGTCCTTCATAAACAATGCCATACATATCATAGGATTCCCGTTCCTGGAAATCGGCGGCTTTCCAGATCCAGTAGACCGATGGCACTGAAGGATTTTCTCTGGGAACGAACACTTTGATGCGAACTTCCTCCGGGCGATCGGCAAAGTCCGTGACCTTAATTAAGTGATACATACTCACCAAATCTTGTCCCGGACCTGGATCGTAACCGCACTGACATTGGAGATAATTGAATCCGTAGGCATAGAGTGCCGTAGATAACGGAATCAAAAATTGAGCATCAACCTTGAGGATTTCTACCCCCAGATGATCCGGTTCTAAAGCTTCATGTTGAAAGCCATTTTCAGTCAACCATTTAGAAACTTTCCCCGTGGGGACAATTTTCTCTTCAGAAGCTTGGGTTTCTTTCTTCTCTTCAGGCACGTTTTTCCTCCTTCTTCTGACTCGCTTTGAGGGCGGGGGGTACGGGCATTCCGATCGCCTCGGTTAACTCCTTCGGTGGGTTTTGGCGCGTGGCAGACTGCAAATAAGTCCCCGTCAGAATCGGGTCAACCGCTTTCATATTGTGCTGGCGAGTGTAGTAGCGGTGGGATTGCTTAATTTGACCTCGTTCCTGGATCGCATCATTGGAGATTTTCTTGCGAAGTTTGATGATTGCATCAATCACCGCTTCGGGACGAGGAGGACACCCCGGCATATAGACATCCACGGGAATCAGTTTGTCCACTCCACGCACTGCGGTGGGTGAATCTGCCGAAAACATTCCGCCGGTAATGGTGCAAGCGCCCATTGCGATCACATATTTCGGTTCCGGCATTTGCTCATACAGACGCACCAAAATGGGTGCGTATTTCATGGTAATCGTACCGGCGGTAATGATTAAATCCGCTTGGCGAGGACTAGAACGAGGGACCAAACCGAAGCGATCAAAGTCAAACCGGGACCCGATTAAGGCGGCAAATTCAATGAAACAGCAGGCAGTGCCGTACATTAGGGGCCAAAGGCTAGAGAGTCTCGCCCAGTTGTGGAGGTCATCAACGGTGGTGAGGATGACATTTTCTGAGAGTTCCTGAGTGACTTCCGGTCGGGCGATCGGGTTGATGAGCCGTCCTTCACTCAGATTTGGGGGAGTTGAATTAGATTTCATGACCATTCTAAGGCTCCTTTACGCCATGCATACACGAGAGCAATCACAAGGATTGTGATAAAAATGAGGGCTTCAATAAAGGCCAACACTCCGAGTCGGTGGAATGCGACAGCCCAGGGATACAGAAAGACAGTCTCAACATCAAAGACCACAAAGACCAGGGCAAACATATAGTAACGGATATTAAACTGGATCCATGCCCCGCCAATGGGTTCGACGCCGGATTCATAAGTGGTTCGCCGTTCAGGAGAGGTTGCTTTGGGTCTAACTAATCTCGATGTACTGAGGGCCAGGATCGGGACTAGGCTGCAAACTAACAGGAAACCCAGGAGATATTCGTAGCCGGAGAGGACAAACACAATAAGTAACTCTAGCCAGATAGGACTTGTACGACTGGTTTACATTTTTACATAATTGTGGAGGCAGCCGCTAAGAGAACTGTTTGTCTGGGATGGGTCCACCCCGAGGCCCGTCTTCTGTGAGCACATCACCTGTTCGTAGTAACGACTTCAGTCGTTCTCTTAGGTTCGTAGTAACGACTTCAGTCGTTATCCAGTGTTCATCGCGATCGCCAGCAACCCTTTCAGGAGAGTTTAAACCCTTGCCAGTTGTGGCTATGGGGGCAGTGGCGCGGTGATTATCCATCCGGAAACGACTGAAGTCGTTACTACGAACCGGAGGGAACGACTGAAGTCGTTACTACGAACATGGATAACGACTGAAGTCGTTACTACGAACAGGAGGGAACGACTGAAGTCATTACTACGAACTGGGGAGAATCGGGTGGGGCCGATCGCGAAGATTTAACCTGTAACCGTTAGGAATGGAAAGCGGTTCACTACTATGTCATAATCTTTAACATCGTTTTAATGTTTGGACCTTCCCATCCTTTGAGTTCGATGAACACTGAAGAAGCCGTTCAACCTCAAGAACTAGATCAGTATGAATGCCGCTCATGCGGCTACGTTTATGAACCCGAGAAGGGAGATGGCCGTAAAATTGCTCCTGAAACAGCCTTTACGGATGTTCCCCTGACTTGGCGCTGCCCGGTTTGTGGGGCCAAACCCACACAATTTAGCAACATTGGACCGAAAGGGACTGCCTCGGGGTTTAAGGAAAATTACGGTTTTGGATTTGGGGCCAATACCCTGACTGGGGCGCAGAAAAATATCTTGATTTTTAGTGCTTTGGCACTCGGATTCATCTTTTTTCTGAGTTTGTATGGTTTACGCTAAGGAACTGAGTTGCTAGAACCCCTCACCCTAAGCTCAAAGTAGCCGCTAACTGCCGGGGTAACGGCCCGATTGGTTTGGGTGTTACGCCCGTTGATGATTGAGAAATAGATAAATTTTGAAGGTGATGGACTCCATCTTAAAAAGTTTGAAACGAATTGTTGCATTGCTTGCGGTTGTCCTACTCTGTGTCAGTTGCAGCAAGGTCCCCTCTGTAAGTTACAACCCTTGGAATGTCGTCCCTTTACCCACAGAAGCTAATCTTAATGACATTAGCTTTACCGATGACCTCCAGCATGGATGGTTAGTGGGCTCTGAAGCGACGCTGCTAGAAACTGCCGATGGTGGCAAAACCTGGGAACTCAAGCAGTTAGGCTTGGATGACGAACGTTCTCGCCTGAATTCGGTTAGTTTTGCGGGTTCAGAGGGATGGATCGTCGGTGAACCTTCAATTTTGCTGCATACTACAGATACGGGAAAATCTTGGGAACAAATTGGACTCAGCGATAAGCTCCCGGGTAGTCCTTTAACGATTGT
Protein-coding regions in this window:
- a CDS encoding rubredoxin, whose protein sequence is MNTEEAVQPQELDQYECRSCGYVYEPEKGDGRKIAPETAFTDVPLTWRCPVCGAKPTQFSNIGPKGTASGFKENYGFGFGANTLTGAQKNILIFSALALGFIFFLSLYGLR